A DNA window from Hordeum vulgare subsp. vulgare chromosome 1H, MorexV3_pseudomolecules_assembly, whole genome shotgun sequence contains the following coding sequences:
- the LOC123447847 gene encoding antifreeze protein Maxi-like: MENGDETFASPTAAAAEFDLGFGPALTNGGGHAKAYDPEEMDALRAAKHGLEEKLAEVRHENGFLSAEAARLEALVAGAREDIAAADRAAAKAEGEAAGLRAEVKRLQGLLAAFDSSDRAADGPRGAGGDLATAHQEKLALEEEIKALKAAAAAAASDKEGKEEEAAPSAKEGLVAPHGTVAAAAAAGAAATAAIAVVLLNLKR; this comes from the coding sequence ATGGAGAACGGCGACGAGACCTTCGCGTCCCCGACGGCGGCCGCCGCGGAGTTCGACCTCGGCTTCGGCCCCGCGCTCACCAACGGCGGGGGCCACGCCAAGGCCTACGACCCGGAGGAGATGGACGCGCTCCGCGCGGCCAAGCACGGCCTGGAGGAGAAGCTGGCCGAGGTGCGCCACGAGAACGGCTTCCTCTCCGCCGAGGCCGCCCGCCTCGAGGCGCTCGTGGCCGGGGCCCGCGAGGACATCGCCGCCGCCGACCGCGCCGCCGCCAAGGCCGAGGGCGAGGCCGCGGGGCTCCGCGCCGAGGTCAAGCGCCTCCAGGGCCTCCTCGCCGCCTTCGACAGCTCCGACCGCGCCGCCGACGGCCCCCGGGGCGCCGGCGGGGACCTGGCCACCGCTCACCAGGAGAAGCTCGCCCTCGAGGAGGAGATCAAGGCCCtcaaggccgccgccgccgccgcagcatcagacaaggaggggaaggaggaggaggctgccCCCTCGGCCAAGGAAGGGCTGGTGGCTCCGCACGGGACGgtggcagccgccgccgccgctggagccgccgccaccgcagcCATCGCGGTGGTTCTCCTCAACCTCAAGAGGTAA